In the genome of Hydra vulgaris chromosome 06, alternate assembly HydraT2T_AEP, the window ATACAAACATTTAAGCCTTAAAGCTCATAAAATCATGTTCACATTTTGGCATATTGTACACACAATAACggaatttcttttaaagcagCAAGGATGCGCCAATTAGgcaaaatattgtaaagtttgaaatatgtaattgaaatatGGTTTGGTATGGTCTGGATATTTTATCTTATATGctgcataaaacattataaagttacacaaagcaattttttttatatgtgtttatttttttcaataataacatatttttatcaagcattttctttaatatcattctcaatatatttttttttcatgtagtTCTATTCTAAATCTCTACCTAATGTAAATTTACGACTGCATTGTGGACAGTACTTTTAACCCGATACCACAAACTTATATGTACTGCGTAGAAACTTTAATGCATTTGAAATTTGATTTCACAAATATTGCACAATGCAATATAATTTCACAAATATTGCTTgttaatcatttaatatttataaaagccATTTAAAGCGAAAAAAAGTAGTCTTGTATCTAGTAATGCACTTTCAATTGCTAGCTAAAAATAAgctctaaatatagaaaatttgaaaaattctaaaacaataGATAAATTTGTGTTTATCTATTGTTTTAGAGTCTATTTATTGTCATAAGACACTTTACTTTTAACGGAGTTGACTATTTGCTATGATTGAGAAACATTATTTCCAAATGAGACTCAGTAATTATATtctaaatttagattttttttttttttaggcagTGCTCCTCACAAGTTACATCAAAAGGTAATATGAAAGTTACTTTGTGACGTCAGCCAGTTAGTGAATGTATAATCAATTAGCTAAATTCACGCCATTGGTTATTATGGTAAATTgttagtttatttttacttaatttttctGCAAATTATTAGTTTAcaggaaaaatatataaaaatggtagttttgtttaaaaactttcgcAGTAAACAAattctttgaacttttttttaaaaaagtttgaataaggAGCTTTAGCTATATCCTAGATTTTGAAATGATAAGATGAATGTGCGCTTCtgctttattctttattaactACAGTTCTAAAGACGGAAATGAGAAACCAATTAGGTTTTAATGCCTTCCTCGTATACAAGATATTCATAATGAATgcacaattttttcaaaactaatggAATGAATTAGGatcatcattttatttttgcaactttGATTGGAGTAATGGTAAAGAAACTGCAACATCGTTATCATAGTTACcccttatttttattcttaaaaatcaaCATAACATCAGCATAAGTACATGCAATTAATAAAGAATTGGATACAAAAAAGActtctgagaaaaaaaaattctgtgaCGCAACTCTTCCAGTGTTCCTGATACTGACTGACAAGTTGCTGACTGACAAGTTGCTGACTGACAAGTTGCTGACTGACAAGTTGCTGACTGACAAGTTACTGACTGACAAGTTGTTGACTGACAAGTTGATGACTGACAAATTGCTGACTGACAAGTTGCTGACTGATAAGTTGCTGACTGACAAGTTGATGACTGACAAGTTGCTGACTGACAAGTTGATGACTGACAAGTTGCTGACTGACAAGTTGCTGACTGACAAGTTTCTTAGAGCAACAGCAGGCAttgtactttatttaaaaatttaacattttctgtCGTAATATAACTTTTAACGTAAACAAAcgttaaaatagatttttagaactttttaaatcaatatttccTGACATAAAACAACTGTGAAATTAAAccaccatttttttaataaaatagatttgacatttgatataaacattaacacttgcatattaaaaaaagactataaaaaattttgttgctatACACATATACTAGCTATTGCTATActaatataatttctttttctacattcaaaaattaaaccgCGCTACACGAATCGGACTGATAAtaagtatacaaaaaagttgtcgtaactatttttaaaattaaaatatgtttattaaaaatttggttATATTATCATATTTGGATTCATCCAAGTTCAGCATATTGGTATCCAGTAAATGTCTTTATTATATACTCAAATGCCCGgggtatattataaaaaaatttactggatGCCCACCCCACCTTCCCCCTTACCACCACCAAAATAAGAATAGTATGAAAAATAAAGCTATTGTTTTTAGTATTCACAAAATATTCTGTATTTAAGACAGTTCACCAATCAAACAGTTAAacacaacaaagaaaaaaaacatttttggatttggtatcaagtttttttgatgttatacCAAGATTTTACGAGCTTTTTTAGCAGCAAATTGAAAGTTACAACATCGTAATTACCTATCTTCGTAAGATCTGTTTCGATTGAAAGGATAAAACAGTCGTTAAGACAATCCTGTCCCATGGTAGCTCTTAGAGAGTTCTTGACAAGAGCTAACTTGCTAAAAGATCTCTCGGCTTCAGCCACAGATACTGGCAAAGTAATAAAGATACTAAGACAGATGCATATCAAATAACTTCCCATATATGCTATTCAGAAAATCTAACGGTCGATTATTTGTCAGTAGATGGCGTCGAACAGACGAAAAGTGGTGGAACTCATCAATAAACTTTCTTTCACTTAGATCATTTGAATACAGAAATACGGaatctttaattttagattCTTGACTGTTTGTTAAGTCCAAATTGATGTCAGGCGTAGATCAGAtggggaaaaaaaaatgttgttgtttcGAGGCTTAAAATCTCTCTGTAATCTAATGGATATAggtaaaaaagtaaagaattttCATTTCTCTATtggatgttttaaattttttatgtcatcTGATGATGCCTCTTAAAAGTGATGCCAGGGGAAAACCGACCTGGATTCCTCACCCTCTGTGCGCCCCaataatttatgcaattttttactaaaactgaAGTTATTCATGAAGCTGTATCCGaacaaaaactataatgttAGACAATCGAAAAAATGGTTTTTCCAATATCTGGTTTATGGTTTGtcattatggtaaaaaaaatcaaaattcaaaaaaaaaatttattgcttttatCTGCAAGAGTTACAGCggatatttttggtttttatgaCAAAAATGTTCCAACAATTCACAGACATGGACCAATCCTCAAACTTGAGTATATTAATTTAGAATGCTTTGTAAAAGCTTACATTGATCAGAGCCTAGGAAcagcataatttttaaaacttataccTCCCCCATCTTTAATTTGAGAGCATTAAATTACTAAGTTATTAccattttaaactaaatttatatttatgaatactTTTTATACTTGATCTATTACTATATACACACTAATAGTATGtacaaaaaagttaagaaatttCTACCTTAGGGTAGAGTATGTGATAAACACTTAGTAAGGTATAATTTTAAGGTATAAAACCTTTTAAGGTAATAGTTTTCTACCTTAAAAGAAATTTCACCTTACTAAGGGTATATGACATATCCAACCGAAAGGtcgaaatttctaaaaatttagttattgtGTATATACtactagataaaatataaaacctgttcataaataaaaacttagtttaaaatGGTAATAATGTAAAGTTTAGTAATTTAATGCCCTCATACTTAGGATCAGGGAGgtaaaagttttgaagtttttttttagtgtgttagtgttcaaaagttatgaccatgtaaagtttaGGACCCGCTTATTTTACATCACATACTTAATTAACCATGTAAAATTTCCAAACATTTAGGGTAGGGGTAGccacaaattttatattttttttacttcaaaggCATTTATTGCGATTTTCATCTTtgaaatttatctaaaataacaaaaaacgcTGCGTATTTTATGACCAGTCTTTTACCTATTCCTGTGAACTAAAATCTCCATcagtttcaaaatttctttaagtaCTGATGtaatttcaatagttaattAAAGTAGCATTAAAAACCTACACGATAAACCTTTTACTTCTAAATATGCACTATTTTTGCTTGTCTtcgtattttcaattttttccattatcacatattaaataaattattgttgttgttattactactgttgttgttattgtaaaatatatttatataaaattattatgctCAGTTGTTACAGAAATCTAGGTAGCAAAGGCTGAGCGCAATGTTAAAGTTGCTCAAAGAATCACTTGTCATTGGGCTGGTGAAAAgcataaagaaaacaaaagaactgGTAACCAGCATACAGTAATGATACAAGAGACACTAAAATACcaagtaaaagtttaaaaagcaaaaaaaaagatcttttgaggttaaaaagtacttttgtttagaaagagCATATGAATATGAAGGAGATGAATATGAATaagagcatatatatatatgtctatatatatacaaccctcggaattaggaaaaataaggtcggcaataatttgccgacctcaatctttttgaggtcggcatcaggtcggcaataattatttgatacaaaggtcaaACCATAAAACATAGAGACGAgttcggcaattttttgccgacctcaaatactttcaggtcggcagttaggtcggcagttaggtcggcattgccgaatgccgactctaattccgagggttgtatatatatatatatatatatatatatatatatatatatatatatatatatatatatatatatatatatatatatatatatatatatatatatatatatatatatatatatatatatatatatatatatatatatatacatatatatatatatatatatttaatgaaaacagcTTGCATAGCATTGATATGTTGATAGCCAGATATATTTAATGAGACCACATTAAAATATGCAGTAAAACaaagcaaaactaaaaatttcatttgaaaataaacttcGCAGCTTCGGACTTTCGCAGTTACAAATGTGCGTGTTATGTGCGTCAAAATTGCAGCTCGAAGACTAAATAGTTCAGTCGGAAATTCTCTAGaacttttgatgtttttaaattatccaACTTTTTTCGATGCACTAGATGGGTAAGGCTAGTTTCTGAAGCCAACGTAAGTTTTATTGACGAAGAGCTTTAGAAAAATCTCctaagctttaaaaatatttttgaaaactaataaaagaaacCACTATTTCTTTATAGTCTCATATTATGGTCTCATATTGGATTAACAACATAGAGAAATCTGTAAATTACTTTGCTTACTTATCAGACCTGTCTAAAATCTATGACATTCAAAAAAACTCGGTTTAGTTGCAGCAGTCtcaaagtgttaaaaatattatttatattagttaacTATACTAGAGATATTagttaactataaataatacttaaaaatcgTGGTGTCCTAATCTTTTCCCCTAATCTTTTCACCCTAATCTTTTCACCCTAATCTTTTCACCCTTATCTTTTCACCCTAATCTTTTCAACCTAATCTTTTCATCCTAATCTTTTCACCCTAATCTTTTCACCCTAATCTTTTCACCCTAATCTTTTCACCCTAATCTTTTCACCCTAATCTTTTCACCCTAATCTTTTCACCCTAATATTTTTACCCTAATCTTTTCACCCTAATCTTTTCACCCTAATCTTTTCACCCTAATCTTTTCAACCTAATCTTTTCACCCTAATATTTTCACTCTAATCTTTTCAACCTAATCTTTTCACCCTAATATTTTCAACCTAATCTTTTCACCCTAATCTTTTTGtcctgtaatattttaaagattgttaaaaatacaCAACTTAAGAGTATAGGTTTGGgatcacaatttaaaaatatatttgaaaattattttaaaccaaaaaactttatcaatctaaaaactcaaaatattgttgtttactCTCGAAGGCTTAATACAAGAGAGGATGGGAATAAAAAGGAGGAAGGGGTATGAAGCTTAGTCTCAATCGAATATGCAGGGAGCAAGGGTAGTATGTCTTATTAAAAGGGTGGGTGGAAATTTTTTACAGAACACGGGCAAAACAGTTTAAATCTAGCGTGGCTTGAGGTTAATTGAGCTTTTTTTAACGACTActttatcataatttcaataggattttatatgcatatataagttttatactataGTAAGGAATAAACGAAAACTCAATTTTTGAGAAATCGCGATTTACATAAAGATACGAGTTTTTAAAAGTCGATGGATTTTGAAGCTTGATAACAAtgatagtttttattattacctgtGACTTATATACATTTGCTGAAATTTATAGTTTGAGATGTTATTTTTTGGTtggtaaaaagtaaaattattaaactggGGGGTATTAATAAGCTTGGAGTGGATGAGAAAactttccaaaaattaatataggTCTCCTCCCGTGTATTAAGCACTGCAGAGTATTGAATTAAGTATGTAGGCTGTAAATCATTAGAATTAATTTCATAACAAAGAACTCACAGGGCCGACGCGAAAAGTTGTAACGTGGGGAGAGAgtgtcatttaaatttttttctgactactaaaaaaatatcctcgttttttgaagtttgccgactaactagtctacatttgccgactgactttcTAAATTTGCCGACTGATATGGCTAAAGGGtttacatttgccgactgacttgCCTAATAGAGCCGAAGTTGCCGACTGACTTGTCTAATATGGTCAAACTTaccaactaaataaacaaaaaatttattgatgcgAAGGGGGAGGGGAGTATATAAGCCTACATCTCCATCTCTGCGCCAGCCTTGAGAGTTCGTTTAGAGAGCTACTATAGGCATATTTTtcaaagaaagaaataaaagatgTTACTGGTTGAAAATTGTTACAATTATGTAATTTAaccaaaaacaattataaccCAGTGGTTTCCGTACCTAATAAGAATCCAAAAAGTTCAAAAGAAGattaaaagatgtcttttttatgTTTCGTACCCAGTGGTAACATATGCATCTTGGGCATTTTTAGAAGCTTTATTGTAGTTTAAGTACGCAAAATTATTAGCAAAGATTAATAGAGGTTGTAAATAAATGCACTAAAGCAATAGATGTAcactgttataaattttttcaacaagtATATCTTTAGGACGTCTCTTTCACAACAAATGCTTTAAGAACTTATTAGGAATTGTGTTTTATTGTTTCCAAAAGCGATAACTCTAACCCATTATACAAAATACTGCCGTAACACGACTGCTAACGTTTAATAGATATTGCCAACAGGTTTCCCTTTATCAGGTTTATCTTAACAGGTTTGCCTTTATTAGACAATAATAAATTCAACATTTCAAcgtcaatattatttttttttaattattttcggacattattttattattgtaatgaactttttttattgattatattttttgtatttcttgagGAGACagcttttgtttatttttaactgaagatacgtttttttctttttttcttattgttttcttttattatcacATATTCCTTTTACTACTTCAGTTAAGTGCTCCtatgattttaataatgttagcaattttttcttaaaccaaCCAAAAAATTGTGCGGATGCAGAGTTGTTAGTCTTTGGCCTTGGCTTCGGCCCTGCCTTAATGCCAAAATTTTAGGCCTTAGCCTTGATTGTTGCCCTCGgacttggtcttggccttgaaaattttatctttGGCCTTGATTGGTTTGACCTTGGCTTTCCACCTTTTCTTTAAGAAttcaaaactttcttttgtgtttgcattttaaaaattttacttcagTTGATTTTGTTTACAGGATCTATTATTGTTTACTTGAAAgcttaataacttaattttgcGTTTTATGTCACAGTTTAAATTGCTACCTTTGACtaacaattttaaagtaataatcaATGGCATGATTGGTTAATgagaattttacatttatatattaagtCACATGGTATTTCTtaacgttttttattagttaaaacatttcaaaatttataaaaggattttcttaaaatttttttcttaaaatttaaaaacagaatttatAAAGGTTTAATAtctaataacaaataacaatatatctttaatttaaagatgTTGAAATTAATCTCTAGCTTTAAGcacaaaaacacataaaattaaagaattaaaagttttaattctttttttatgtgtttttgttttcgGCTTTCATGTATAtcatatatcttatatatttcatatatatcatatatcttcatatatttcatatatatcaacaagtatattttcttattgacttCGTTGAATTCTGGGCATAATCTTGATTTAATTTCACAACATGTGGTTTTATTGCCGCAGCACTTGCTACCTACAGTTTTGGTTATGATTGGCCTTAACGTGAGGCACAAATTTAGGTCTTTagtcttgaaaatgtttgcgtagGCCTTGGctatgaaaaacttatttatggCCTTGGTCTTGAAACTCTTgtccttggccttgaaacttttgcagttggtcttggccttggtcttgctacttttggccttgttaacaactctgtgCGGATGATTAAGCactgaattttttgaaaaatgatttttttttactttaattcgTGTTATACCACGATAATCATAAGAATACTTAACGCTTTTTAAGCTAGGCATGcattttaaaaccagtgaaCTAGTAACGGACTAATATTTACTAATTAAGAAGTACTCTGtggattaaaaaaatgtagcgGTGCAAGTTGCATTTATCACAACATATTTTGCTGACGGCAGGAAAACGGCGTTTTGGCAAAATGACATGTTTACTGTGATAGAAAGATACTTTCAACAAACCTTTTCTAAATACTGtattctttctttttgtttctgTCTGCATCGTTGGGCAGCAAGTCTGTTGCGATTCCTTTTTTcgttcaaattaatattttgtgagttttcatgctaaaaataaaatacagtaataaaaatattaaaacatcaaGATTGATTACTTAATTGGATAAAAgctacaaacttttaaaaacctttGTGGAGTAAATCAAAAGTCTGTATGACCttattaaaaaatctgttaCTATGTTATAGAAAATTCTGCAAAAATTTGTAGAAAAGGTAGCCAGTTTTATATAGAAAAGTTAGAGAGTTTGTTATAGAAAACTTAATTATACTCAATTACGCATCTAAAATGGCGAATAAGTTTATGACTCTTTTAATATTAGGCAAAGATTAcctaatttaaatgaaaaatacaaattaaagttaatataatgttttatatagcatcttaaactatattattaatacaatactataaataaacaaaaaaggtgtaattttttttgtttaactgctTTTTTAAAGAGTCAgtttttacaaagtaaaattttcaatatatgtTAAAACTTACAGTTAATGTGTTATCGTTTTTTTTTCCGGAAGTAGATgatttgttaaactttatttgtatttcttttactaaatatttatcaGCAGAATCTATTGTAAAggaatcatttttttcaaaaaatgtggtgCTATCCTCATCAGTATGTTGAGAAAAGTAATCAACATGATCTACAAAACGCTTTTGTTCCAAAACCTAGATTCAAAATGCCAGATTTAAAAGCAAACATATATAAGGTGACACTTTCAAGAATACATTCAGGAACAAGAGAAAGAATATTTCCACCcaattaaagttatttgaaaaatttaaacaggTTTTCTTTACATAATGTATAACATACAAAACgtaaacataatataataaattatattaaatgatGTTCTTACTGGGGTCGTTAGCAGTGacatttgtttgttaaaaataaaaacttgcttcactaatcacttaaaaaactttggcaacaatatggtttaaaaaaaaaccccacgcgtttttttacaaaacacaaTTCTATCAAACGTTACTTGtgacgatttttttttttgtttaaaaacggaatgtaaataaattaattcaatAGACACACTTTTACAACTTAGATTCAATACAAGAACTTCTGTGATTTGTGCAGGAATAGATAGTACGGCCATAgaaaaagcttttttgaaatgtgaatattattattggtgttataattattactattttaatttatctatttcGTCAATAATACTTTATATCGATTTacgtgttatatatatatatatatatatatatatatatatatatatatatatatatatatatatatatatatatatatatatatatatatatatatatatatatatatatatatatatatatatatatatatatatatatatatatatatatatatatatatatatatatatatatatatatatatatatatatatatatatattattattattattattattattattatgtagaaaattataaaacaaacaaaaaatctatacaagtttaaatgtaaaagacttaaaaaatttaataagcttAATTTTTATAGcgaaacaattttcaaaaaacttcttcaaaattttgtgatttattagttttgttttaaggCACTTGAGCACAGACAGTTGAAGCAGttggacttttttttaatgttgtttatactTTGCATGTTCTTAATAAGTCAAAGGTTATGAGTCAGGTTATGAGTCACTAAGTATGACGTCTATATAGCAGTGAATCGATATCCGGTTGATAACCTAATTAATAAAGATCCATTTGAatcatttaacacttttttagatttttgattttaaaaaccaagtgtcaataaaatatttgttacaaaatgtttaacCGCATGGAACcattaaatagttttgtaacaaagtatataaaaaagcaacaaaaaggaaacaattttttttttataaatataaatttttatcaaaaatgaaaaaaatatccgTTGATGATAGTTAATAAGTATTGtcttatatttaattgttttctttgtatacattgtatattacattaaattatgttttattatcagatgttttaaaagattaccAAATTAATAATACCAAACCATTTTTGTAATCATCAAAGTTTActcaacttaaaaataaatattttatatatgatatggaataaaaacgaaataacttttgtaatatataaatgtgtataaaagatttttttaaatttttataacgcAAAGCAAGGATTTATTTTGAAAgcatatttaacttaaattgcTAGTTTAGATGAGCACACTGACGTCACACTGAAATAAACTGCTGCCGAAGGCTTCAGtatatacatcgactgacaaatagcctgactcgaagtggagtgctgctacatcaactgagggtttgggatggacCAACAAgctttttctttcattattctttgcttttttcttctttttctgaataTGCCGTGAGCTATAAAGATAAGCAGTTGCTCATCAAAACAAGctataggatatatatatatatatatatatatatatatatatatatatatatatatatatatatatatatatatatatatatatatatatatatatatacagcgccGTAACTAGCTTTTCTAGTGCCCTGtgcaaaatttcatttttcggCCCCCTTAGcctaacttttttttggaaaaattgtaaataaaaaatatattttaatttattatttttaaaaatttctttattaaaattgcaCTTTTCTCGCTTTCATTTGCGCAAATTCATTTATAACGTCGTCATAATTAATATCTTTAACAATGTTATATTCAATAGATATTATTGAAAGATTAGTTAATCTTTCTTGTCCTATAGTagatcttaaataatttttaatcaatttcaATTTACTAAAACTTCTCTCACACGACGCAGTAGTAACTGGAAGAGTGAGAAATATCCGGATAGCAATATTAATATTCGGACAAGACTCAATTAAGCCAAAGTCATGAAGTGCTTGCAAAATATCTAGTGGAGTTGCAGTTTTAATATTAGGTATTATTGTCGATGCTTCAAATTTAAAGCTTTGTATCTCACAGGTGAACTGGTACATATTTAAATCTTTGCTATACTTAATTGCTAAATCTGCAGCCgacatttttaaattcaaaacgcTGGTCGATTCCAAAGACATACTATACAGAAAGGACAAATCATTGCAGATAGTTCGCAGTTGCTCATAACGCCAATCTAGTTGAGACAATAAAGTATCAAAAATCTTGTAAATTTGCATTTTGAACAAATGTTCTGGAGTCATATTACTTCCTTCATCTGTTGCCTCATAATTTGccattttcttaacttttttcttgCGTTTATCAGGAAATCCAGCCTGTAAATTCATTGTTTCAGCTAAATTCTTTGCTTCCTGAAAATTTTGTTCGAAATCTGCTTCTCATAGTCCTTGTAATGTACAACGTAGTGCATCAATTAATTTAGCTGCATGGTCTATCGATATATCTTTTCGTTGTAATGCCTTATTTGTTCTGTCAATGCATTGTAGAATTTTATTCCACATAGAAAGGGTACAGATAAATCTATAATTAATTAgtaacaataaactttttgcatTTGATACAGCTTCTGGATTTGATAAATCATTTGAAATCGATTCCAATCCTTTCTTTACTTCTGATAGATGTAAACTTAGTAATGTTATTGCATTGGCTTTTGATGACCATCTTGTGTCCGAAAACAGACTTCATTAAAATTTCCCATCGTGTTGTTGATGACgagaaaaaattgaataatctTTGCACAGTACcaaaaaaagttatcatttcTGGTGATGTAGAGCCAGCATGGACACCAGCTAAATTTAAGTTATGAGCTGCACACGGTAAAAATATTGCCAAACTATTAATTTCCAAAATACGCGCTCTGACTCCTTTGTATTTTCCCGCCATATTAGCACCGTTGTCATATCCTTGTCCTCTGGTATCATTAATATCCAGTTTATCACcttctagtttatttaaaatttcagtcgTTAAACCTTCTCCTGTTTTTTCATGTGAGTGAATAAAGTCGATGAAGCTTTCTTCGATCGTTACCTTACCATTAGAATCAACATGGACGTATCGTATCATCTGACTCATTTGTTCTTTCTTTGATATATCAGGAGTGCAGTCGAATAAAATTGTgtagtattttgattttttaattctagATATGATTTCGTTTCTAGTTTTATCaccaattaattttattatttcattttgaataatgggtgaaaaatatgaaacagaaccttttttatgtttttcaatacGTTCTTTTAAAGTTCTATTATAATGGCTAgcaaattatatcaaatttaaaaaaattccacaaTTTGGATCTccaattttttcatttgaacCTCTAAgagcaatattatttttggcGCAGAATAGAATAGCATCTACAacgatttttaatatttcacgCCATAccattttttcttcattaattgaattaattaaacaatCATCGAGTGTGTTCCCTGATCTTATATTTGTTTCCATCACTTTCCATTTTACATAATTGTTTCTGTGATCAGATGAACTTTCATGTTGTGGTATAACAGGATGAAGATGTCGCCAATCACGGAATCCTTTATGGGGGTCTGTAATATTATGAGATTTGTGGCCAAAAAGAATACAAGGGAAACAAAATATTGCATTTTGATTAATAGAATATAACAGCCATTTTCTTATAACCATTTCTCCATTAATATGTTTCACATAAAACCAACCCTTTGTAAATTTTCGCCCTGTATTGTCTGCTGATATAATGGTATTAACGTTTACATTATTGCCTTGTTCTGGACCATGCTTGACAAGGgaatatattacattatttgaaATAGCAGGCCAAGAATTTGGGTCGTTGTAATTT includes:
- the LOC105847774 gene encoding jun dimerization protein 2 isoform X3, which produces MSLLTTPVLEQKRFVDHVDYFSQHTDEDSTTFFEKNDSFTIDSADKYLVKEIQIKFNKSSTSGKKNDNTLTHENSQNINLNEKRNRNRLAAQRCRQKQKERIQYLEKDAKRIEKENSHVELEIKELNYQLDEIKKILRYHCCRIISTK
- the LOC136081178 gene encoding zinc finger MYM-type protein 1-like: MNLQAGFPDKRKKKVKKMANYEATDEGSNMTPEHLFKMQIYKIFDTLLSQLDWRYEQLRTICNDLSFLYSMSLESTSVLNLKMSAADLAIKYSKDLNMYQFTCEIQSFKFEASTIIPNIKTATPLDILQALHDFGLIESCPNINIAIRIFLTLPVTTASCERSFSKLKLIKNYLRSTIGQERLTNLSIISIEYNIVKDINYDDVINEFAQMKARKVQF
- the LOC136081179 gene encoding zinc finger MYM-type protein 5-like, with protein sequence MSKQLSGAQKRKINKQKQEECKSMSQQFTKWLKKNPQIEETNTSRPSSDLQDEDAVLQLQPISLIDHNDIIANVENKNVESTNVENTCTTNVEIENIVINLPSITPNVNIIPQEIMLNYNDPNSWPAISNNVIYSLVKHGPEQGNNVNVNTIISADNTGRKFTKGWFYVKHINGEMVIRKWLLYSINQNAIFCFPCILFGHKSHNITDPHKGFRDWRHLHPVIPQHESSSDHRNNYVKWKVMETNIRSGNTLDDCLINSINEEKMVWREILKIVVDAILFCAKNNIALRGSNEKIGDPNCGIFLNLI